cattgaagcctacttgtgacaataagtgattattatttattattattaataaagattatagttacccaggagttagaccaGTTTTTTTTGTCTCACCTTACCTGGGTAACTACCTGTTCTAATCCCATTAACTGGGTAACTATCCGGGTAAATATGTTGGAATTGTCTGTTGGCTCCAACTCTAGTTAAGATTTGAGCCACTATTTCATGTTTACTTCcccgaaattcagcatgtccaaatcctTCAGTCCCCTCCACCGAAACAGCATTTCGGCAGATCAAACTTCATTACAACCAAACCTAAAGATGCGCACCACCCCAGTGTGGTTCCTATCCCTCCAGGACTCCCAAGCCCCGTGCAATCCTTCTTTGCTTTGTGTTTTCTGCTTTAAAAATGATAAAATAGAATATGCAGCAAAAAAATAAATGAAATATACCGACGTGAAATATCGGGACCAGTAATgaaggagaaagggggggggggggggggttggagagaggcTGCAAGTGTTGAAACCCAAGCGGATCCAGTCTCGGTAATATCCAGTTGTTCAAAGTTCAACCCGCAGAACAtagatcctcatcgctatccaacaTAGAAAAGGTACAATGGAATGACCAAGTAATCAGTGGCCCTTATAGTCTCAATTGGCTGCATGAGAGCAGGGATGTCCACTGCTACTGAGAAACATCTTACCCTGCGATGCTGGGGCAGCAAACACCACAAAAGGGGGAGACACAAAGGGCTGGCTCATCTGTGGATGAAAACAGAAACTGAAAACACACAGCAAGAAGTTCTGGCGTGTGGTTAAGCCACTACAGGAAACCCCCTTTTGCTTCCTCCTACCCTATGAACAGAGAAGCGGGTGGAACTACAGTGAAGGCAGCGATTTGATTCGCTGCCCCAGGAGTTTCTGCTCACATCCAAGTTGGCGGCTCTTGCCATGGCAGAGGGTAGGTAGCGCTCTTGTTTTTAATCCTCCCACGCCACGCTTTCCCGACAAACTATTTGGCCCGCGTGTCCTCGCCGGGCTCCGATTTCTTTCCGAGTGTCTGCTTCGCTGCGAATGGGCTGGGGGACAGGTTTCCCTCCTCTTTCGAGAATCGGAGAGGAGCGCGGAatataaaaaaaacacacacaggctCCGCGCTTCTTTTTTGCCCGcactcaaaatggcggccgggGTTTCACTTCTGTTTGGGGAGGGGTGCTGGGCACGTGATCCGCGCCGAGATGGCGGCCGGACCGCTCACTGCGCTTGCGCCGGACTCGCTGACCCTGCGTCTGCGCCAGCCGCCGCCGTTCGGTTGCCAGGGGCGGCGTTGAGTGAGTCACGGGccgccgtctctccccctcccgatGGAGGCCGAGTTGGAAGCGACGCTGGGCAACCCGCCTTCTGACACCTCGGAGAGCGGCGGCGAGGAGACTCCCGATAGCGAGTCACCCGAATGCGCTGAAAGGCCGCCGCCTGGTGTGCGCCACCAGCACCAAGCGACCGTCAACCCGGCGGCCCGGGAGCGGGTGTGCGGCCGTCTGCAGGACAGCAAAAGCCTGGACGGCCTCAGCGGGGTGTTGGGCGGCATCCGAGGCCGGGATGGCAAGCTGGAAGGGCGGAGGGCGACTATCTCCAGCGCACTGGAGCTGGAGGGCACAGTCAGCCACGACGGGGACCTCACCCACTATGTGGCCAACAACCTGCAGCATAAGATCAAGATGAGTTCGAGGCAAAGCCTGGACCAGGAGTGTGAgtactgggaggggggagagagggccgGCGAGTCCATCCAACCCGTGACTTTGCGCAATGTACCCGGTGCAGCAAGTTAGTGCCTCATCCACTTAGCCGGGACAAGCAGCCCGCACTGATGAAGTTTGCTCGTTGTCCACCATTGTTATTAGCTCAACATTAAGAACTTCCCAAGGGCGACAGTGCCAGGGCAGTGAGGGCAAGGTGACCAATTCGCGGAGAATTCTATGGTCCAACAAAACATGAGAGTCCAGTAGAGCGGAGGGAGGGTGTTGTCAGaggggggagacggagggaggggtgAGTCGCTGCTGGAGTGGGAAGGTGGAGACGAGGTCGCTGTccgagggggtggggtgggtcgcTGTCAGAGGGGGGGTGGCTGCTGTCATTGGGGAGGCAGAGGGTGAGCCGCTGTCATTGGGGAGCGGGGGGTGGTTGTCATTGGGGAGCAGGGTGGTGGCTATTGGGCGGAGCAGAGGGATCACTGCcgaggggtggagggggcggtgCGTTTGGGGGTGTCGCAGTTGGAGAGGCGGTGGTGCGGGGAGTGGCTGTCGAAGGGCTGGTGACTGTCGGTGGGGGGGGtggctgttgtggggggggggcggtggctgtcgagggggcggtgggggggtcgttGTTGAGGGGGGGTGCTGTCGGGTTTTTGCTGTCGGAATGACGGGCCGGTGATCTCAGGGCAGAGGGAACTCACAGGCAGATGGGGGCACGGTGGAGAGCTGttcgctgtttgggggggggggggggggtggtggggggattggTTGCGAAGTGTGGGCCATTGTCGGTGGCAGGTACATGCATACATGAGTGAAAGGTCTGAAATATGTGAAAAACAGCATGGATGCCATCAGCATGCAACAGTGGGCACAATTACGGAGCAATCTGGCAAAAATAGGGCAGGAAAGCCATCCTggctgagcgagtgccacactgtcagaggtaccTTTTTCGGATGATACATTGAAAGTTCCTCAGGATCGCTGAATGGACAGTATAATGTCTTCAGcacttaatgtggagatgccggcgttggactggggtgagcacagtacgaaatcttacaacaccaggttaaagtccaacaggtttgtttcgatgtcactagctttcggagcgctgctccttcctcgggtgaatgaagaggtctgttccagaaacacatatataggcaaattcaaagatgccaaacaatgctaggaatgcgagcattagcaggtgattaaaactTTAcacatccagagatggggtaaccccaggttaaaaaggtgtgaattgtctcaagccaggacagttggtaggatttcgcaggccagatggtgggggatgaatgtagtgtgacatgaatcccaggtcccggttgaggctgcactcatgtgtgcggaacttggctataagtttctgctcggcgattctgcgttgtcgcgggtcctgaaggccgccttggagacctTCCGCCTtgtacccatcgtacaaggtacacccagcttctgtcgcgacacgacggacttcctacagaaactcagcacccatggaccagttgaaccaggaacattcctcgtcacaatggacgtctcggcactctacaccagcatcccccatgacgacggcattgctgcaacagcctcagtactcaacaccgacaactgccaatctccagacgcaattctgcaactcatccgcttcattctggatcacaacgtcttcaccttcgacaacaagttcttcatccagacgcacggaacagccatggggaccaaattcgcaccccaatatgccaacatcttcatgcacaagtttgaacaggacctactcaccgcacaggaccttcaaccgatgttatacaccagatacatcgatgacatttttttcctttggacccacggcgaagaatcactgaaacgactacacgatgacattaataagttccatccaaccatcagactcgccatggactactctccaaaatcagttgcattcttggacacactcgtctccatcaaggacggtcacctcagcacttcgctttaccgcaaacccacggataacctcatgatgctccacttctccagcttccaccctaaacacattaaagaagccatcccctatggacaagcgctccgtatacacaggatctgctcagacgaggaggagcataacagacatctacagacgttgaaagatgccctcgtacgaacgggatatggcactcgactcatcgatcgacagttccaacgcgccacagcgaaaaagcggaccgacctcctcagaagacaaacatgggacacaaccgacagactacccttcgtcgtccagtacttccccggagcggagaaactacgtcatcttcttcacagccttcaacacgtcattgatgacgacgaacatcttgccaaggtcatccccacacccccactacttgccttcaaacaaccgcgcaacctcaaacgaaccattgtgtgcagcaaattacccagtcttcagaacagtgaccacgacaccacacaac
This DNA window, taken from Scyliorhinus torazame isolate Kashiwa2021f chromosome 13, sScyTor2.1, whole genome shotgun sequence, encodes the following:
- the borcs6 gene encoding BLOC-1-related complex subunit 6; this translates as MEAELEATLGNPPSDTSESGGEETPDSESPECAERPPPGVRHQHQATVNPAARERVCGRLQDSKSLDGLSGVLGGIRGRDGKLEGRRATISSALELEGTVSHDGDLTHYVANNLQHKIKMSSRQSLDQESGNSVKSRSMERLKSDNPPIDPGVLLDLEKDAKEVAQKVDQMMKSLNATIQNMTALSVGYIQTYRDSVDSLGESVDMSIKGMYTLMARCEELDRSMQPILVLSKQIHEVKRTLEMFETLCK